The Geotalea uraniireducens Rf4 genome window below encodes:
- the sixA gene encoding phosphohistidine phosphatase SixA, which translates to MKLYIVRHAAAIERNAEVPEEQRYLTPEGRDLIRKTARTLLQKKVNPDLILTSPLIRAVQTADILAETLSYDGSLQVTDELAPGFGMVALRKVLDAFPTVQELVLVGHEPDLSQVISSLLSLPGGFNLKKGVGVKLVIDPAALQAPATLKWAAVGKKLLKPDEIVIG; encoded by the coding sequence ATGAAACTCTATATCGTACGTCACGCAGCGGCCATCGAGAGGAACGCTGAGGTTCCCGAAGAACAGCGCTATCTCACCCCTGAAGGCCGGGACTTAATCCGGAAGACTGCCCGGACGTTGCTGCAAAAAAAGGTAAACCCCGACCTCATCCTCACCAGTCCGCTCATAAGGGCGGTCCAGACTGCGGATATCCTGGCGGAAACCCTGTCCTATGACGGTTCCCTGCAAGTGACGGATGAGCTCGCGCCGGGGTTCGGCATGGTAGCGCTACGTAAAGTGCTAGACGCCTTTCCGACTGTTCAGGAATTGGTGCTCGTGGGCCATGAGCCTGACCTGAGTCAGGTCATCTCTTCACTACTCTCCCTTCCGGGAGGTTTCAATCTGAAGAAAGGCGTTGGTGTCAAGCTGGTTATCGACCCGGCGGCGCTCCAGGCGCCGGCCACCCTCAAATGGGCAGCGGTGGGGAAGAAGCTGCTGAAACCGGATGAGATTGTTATCGGATAG
- a CDS encoding GSU3473 family protein, whose protein sequence is MFIELTVIYTDGKKDTVSASKIVELMRSNRIAAIQCAEGWLEIRRNQIVGFTTDYKGPERRKPEPEIKSIG, encoded by the coding sequence ATGTTTATCGAACTAACGGTGATCTATACAGATGGCAAGAAAGATACCGTTAGCGCCTCCAAAATTGTCGAATTGATGAGGTCAAACAGGATTGCAGCCATCCAGTGCGCTGAGGGATGGTTAGAGATCAGACGAAATCAAATAGTGGGATTTACGACCGATTACAAAGGGCCGGAAAGAAGGAAGCCGGAACCTGAAATTAAGAGCATTGGTTAA
- a CDS encoding cytidylate kinase-like family protein: protein MPVTVLTPSVEQRLRAYHELSNRAKSLVEGAPLKPTITISREFGCEAYPIAEELKKLVEQMTGEEWLIVDISLLDAVAKEHKIPEEVMLSLGHKPRWLDDMFATLSPKWKSDADYYRLLCEQVVSLATAGNAIFVGLGAAIITKTMKNCFHIRLFAEQGFKVHSVARRMNIPIQEAEILVVDQQKERDKIIRKLLDAAESDPLLYHMIFNNGKARNARIARTIADFVLK, encoded by the coding sequence ATGCCAGTTACAGTGCTTACCCCATCGGTGGAACAGAGGCTGAGGGCGTACCACGAGCTCAGTAACCGCGCCAAGTCGCTGGTAGAGGGTGCTCCGCTGAAACCGACCATAACCATTTCCAGGGAGTTCGGTTGCGAGGCATACCCGATTGCGGAGGAGCTGAAAAAGTTAGTTGAACAGATGACCGGCGAAGAGTGGCTGATAGTGGACATTTCACTCCTCGATGCAGTGGCCAAAGAGCATAAAATCCCGGAAGAGGTCATGCTTTCCCTGGGGCACAAGCCTCGCTGGCTTGATGACATGTTTGCCACCCTCTCTCCGAAATGGAAGAGCGACGCTGACTACTACCGGCTCCTCTGTGAGCAGGTCGTGTCGCTTGCTACGGCCGGCAACGCCATTTTCGTAGGCCTGGGGGCGGCCATCATCACGAAGACCATGAAGAACTGTTTCCATATTCGGCTGTTTGCTGAACAGGGGTTCAAGGTGCACTCCGTAGCCCGGCGGATGAACATACCAATACAGGAAGCTGAAATCCTCGTCGTGGACCAGCAGAAAGAACGGGACAAGATAATCCGCAAACTCCTGGACGCAGCCGAGAGCGACCCGCTCCTCTACCACATGATTTTCAATAACGGCAAGGCCAGGAACGCGCGGATTGCCAGAACCATCGCCGACTTTGTCCTGAAATAG
- the ppk2 gene encoding polyphosphate kinase 2, producing the protein MKGAKKGKGKGENEKSGEKLKTKDYEQELAKLHVELVKLQEWVKYKGLKVCVIFEGRDGAGKGGTIKAITERISPRVFRVVALPAPTEREKTQMYAQRYLPHLPAAGEVVIFDRSWYNRAGVERVMGFCTEEQARRFLGVVPLFEKLMVESGIILLKYWLEVNPDEQTRRLEARIDDGRKIWKLSPMDLQSYSRWDDYTKARDEMFASTDTAWAPWYVAKSDDKKRARLNLITHLLGKIPYEEAPREKVKLPKRQKDQKYKSPDYPFKFIPEVF; encoded by the coding sequence ATGAAAGGTGCAAAAAAGGGAAAGGGTAAAGGGGAAAATGAGAAATCCGGTGAAAAGTTGAAAACCAAGGATTATGAACAGGAACTTGCGAAGCTTCACGTGGAGCTGGTCAAGCTCCAGGAGTGGGTCAAGTACAAGGGGCTCAAGGTCTGTGTGATCTTCGAAGGGCGCGACGGCGCAGGGAAGGGGGGGACGATCAAGGCGATCACCGAACGGATCAGCCCGCGGGTATTTCGCGTGGTGGCGCTCCCCGCCCCGACGGAGCGGGAGAAGACGCAGATGTATGCCCAGCGCTATTTGCCGCATCTGCCGGCGGCAGGCGAGGTGGTCATCTTTGACCGCAGCTGGTACAACCGGGCCGGGGTCGAGCGGGTCATGGGCTTCTGCACAGAGGAGCAGGCCAGGCGCTTCCTGGGAGTTGTGCCGCTCTTCGAGAAACTGATGGTCGAATCCGGCATCATCCTCCTCAAGTATTGGCTCGAGGTTAATCCTGATGAGCAGACCCGCCGGCTCGAAGCGCGTATCGACGACGGGCGCAAGATCTGGAAACTATCGCCCATGGACCTCCAGTCCTACAGCCGCTGGGACGACTATACCAAGGCGCGCGACGAAATGTTTGCATCGACCGACACGGCGTGGGCCCCGTGGTACGTGGCGAAATCGGACGACAAGAAACGCGCGAGGCTGAATCTCATTACCCACCTTCTCGGCAAGATTCCTTACGAGGAGGCGCCGCGCGAAAAGGTGAAACTGCCGAAACGGCAGAAAGACCAGAAGTACAAGTCGCCAGATTACCCGTTCAAGTTCATCCCGGAGGTTTTTTGA
- a CDS encoding aldehyde ferredoxin oxidoreductase C-terminal domain-containing protein encodes MFQRVLLVDPATGFYKTRKYGFDRYFGPVDLGIHLAAEYRSLNFGVGIFAGSIFPGSNRLVVTGFSPCWQGYYISSMGGAGLVFDNLGINMLSLVGKAPVPSVLCLNRNHGEEIEVEVVPVDVESIWKAGRTGVYSLTDKVYEMFGSRYANDPRILVTGPAAMHTDVGGIMSVPITKGKISFVDTWAGRGGFGSAMVREHGIVAIIYGGTMVNEDFRDHTVADEWFRNKYNLRLMQKDMEATSKYRYDEKLHTGGTFGVNYATMGGKILAFNYRTIFWTEEERQALHQNFVIDHYLRQFNEETITPKQQATCGEPCAAVCKKMSGMYKKDYEPYQTMGPLCGIFDQRAAEKLNHHCDAMGFDAISGGGVLAWLMDLLDAKLLTCEELGVTRLPRWEVAGFDVVSDSMHNADLGCELIDAILERRGILDFGEGVRKWSRIHSREKGVSLHDRLVYIAFSRRGWMVPNQYWVAGALAPMAIMGKYYMIYSYDFIPPRVLGRMCADRMKKELILDNLGTCRFHRGWAEEMLPEAVGSLYGCKESFLRAIDVLASRLHSRNSPIFWESKSNIDYLHTFLKRKRDVDHEKDPRLGDWLEKFDRDRVEAAREFWYETLKGIDENLREFF; translated from the coding sequence ATGTTCCAGAGAGTGCTATTGGTCGATCCGGCGACCGGATTTTACAAGACTCGAAAGTACGGCTTCGACCGTTATTTCGGGCCGGTGGACCTCGGTATCCATCTTGCCGCAGAGTACCGGAGCCTCAATTTCGGCGTCGGCATCTTCGCCGGCTCCATCTTCCCGGGCTCGAACCGGCTGGTGGTGACCGGCTTTTCCCCCTGCTGGCAGGGGTATTACATCAGCTCCATGGGGGGCGCGGGGCTTGTGTTCGACAACCTGGGGATCAACATGCTCAGCCTGGTGGGGAAGGCCCCCGTCCCGTCGGTCCTCTGCCTGAACCGCAACCACGGTGAAGAGATCGAGGTCGAGGTGGTCCCCGTTGACGTGGAGTCCATCTGGAAGGCGGGGCGCACGGGGGTTTACTCCCTGACGGACAAGGTCTACGAGATGTTCGGCTCCCGTTACGCGAACGATCCGCGCATCCTCGTCACCGGTCCGGCGGCCATGCATACCGACGTGGGAGGGATCATGTCGGTCCCCATCACCAAGGGAAAGATCAGCTTCGTCGACACCTGGGCCGGCCGCGGCGGCTTCGGCAGCGCGATGGTCCGGGAGCATGGCATCGTCGCAATCATCTACGGCGGCACGATGGTAAACGAGGACTTCCGCGACCACACGGTGGCCGACGAATGGTTCCGGAACAAGTACAACCTGCGCCTGATGCAAAAGGACATGGAGGCGACCAGCAAGTATCGTTACGACGAAAAGCTTCATACCGGCGGCACCTTCGGCGTCAACTACGCCACCATGGGGGGGAAGATCCTGGCCTTCAACTACCGCACCATTTTCTGGACGGAAGAGGAGCGCCAGGCCCTGCATCAAAACTTCGTGATCGATCACTACCTCAGGCAGTTCAACGAAGAGACCATCACACCCAAACAGCAGGCCACCTGCGGCGAACCCTGCGCCGCCGTCTGCAAGAAGATGAGCGGCATGTACAAGAAGGACTACGAACCATACCAGACCATGGGCCCCCTGTGCGGCATCTTCGACCAGCGGGCGGCGGAAAAACTCAACCACCACTGCGACGCCATGGGTTTTGACGCCATTTCCGGCGGGGGGGTGCTGGCATGGCTGATGGACCTTCTGGACGCGAAACTGTTGACCTGTGAAGAGCTCGGGGTCACGAGGCTGCCGCGCTGGGAGGTGGCGGGTTTCGATGTGGTAAGCGATTCCATGCACAATGCCGATCTCGGCTGCGAACTGATCGACGCGATCCTGGAGCGGCGCGGTATTCTCGATTTCGGAGAAGGGGTGCGCAAGTGGAGCCGGATCCATTCACGGGAGAAAGGTGTGTCGCTCCATGACCGCCTTGTATACATCGCCTTCAGCCGGCGGGGATGGATGGTCCCCAACCAGTACTGGGTCGCCGGCGCGCTGGCCCCGATGGCCATCATGGGGAAGTACTACATGATCTACAGCTACGACTTCATCCCGCCCCGGGTCCTGGGGAGAATGTGCGCGGATCGGATGAAGAAGGAACTCATTCTCGACAATCTCGGCACCTGCCGTTTTCACCGCGGGTGGGCGGAGGAGATGCTCCCCGAGGCCGTGGGCTCGCTGTACGGTTGCAAGGAGAGCTTCCTGCGTGCCATCGACGTGCTCGCGAGCCGCCTGCACAGCCGAAACAGCCCGATTTTCTGGGAATCGAAGAGTAACATCGACTATCTGCATACCTTCCTGAAACGGAAAAGGGACGTCGACCACGAGAAGGACCCCCGGCTGGGCGATTGGCTCGAAAAGTTCGACCGGGACAGAGTCGAGGCTGCCCGGGAGTTCTGGTACGAAACACTCAAAGGGATCGACGAAAATCTGCGGGAATTTTTCTGA
- a CDS encoding 4Fe-4S binding protein gives MKIFTMTKTVTKNLVTGPATLMYPQRERIFTAITRGRIENAIDRCIFCGMCGRRCPTYAITVTKESKAWQIDRLKCCICNLCVEVCPVKCLSTGNHYSQPVVERQMGIQKESITVSSLEGQETT, from the coding sequence ATGAAAATTTTCACGATGACGAAAACGGTAACTAAAAACCTGGTCACAGGGCCGGCCACCCTCATGTATCCCCAACGGGAGCGGATTTTTACCGCCATCACCCGGGGGAGGATAGAGAACGCCATCGACAGGTGCATCTTCTGCGGCATGTGCGGCAGGCGCTGTCCGACCTACGCCATCACGGTCACCAAGGAGAGCAAGGCGTGGCAGATCGACCGGCTTAAGTGCTGCATCTGCAACCTGTGCGTCGAGGTCTGCCCGGTAAAGTGCCTCTCCACGGGCAACCATTATTCCCAGCCAGTTGTCGAAAGGCAGATGGGGATACAAAAGGAAAGCATCACAGTTTCTTCTCTGGAAGGCCAGGAAACAACATGA
- a CDS encoding NADH-quinone oxidoreductase subunit B family protein — protein MGWFKRSPWVLHYNATSCNGCDIELIASLTPLYDLERFGIMSTGNPKHADILAVTGSVNEKSRQVLQNLYDQMPNPKVIVAVGICATSGCVFQDCYNVLGGVDKVLPVDVYVPGCAARPEAIIDGVLKACDILEEKYAQRKKTGRWP, from the coding sequence ATGGGGTGGTTCAAACGTTCACCATGGGTGCTCCATTACAATGCGACCAGTTGCAACGGCTGCGACATCGAGCTGATCGCCAGCCTGACGCCCCTGTATGATCTGGAACGGTTCGGCATCATGAGCACCGGCAACCCGAAGCATGCCGACATCCTGGCGGTGACCGGATCGGTCAACGAGAAGAGCAGACAGGTTCTGCAGAATCTCTACGACCAGATGCCGAATCCGAAGGTCATCGTGGCGGTGGGGATCTGCGCCACGTCCGGCTGCGTGTTCCAGGACTGTTACAACGTGCTGGGCGGGGTCGACAAGGTGCTGCCGGTGGACGTGTATGTGCCGGGGTGCGCCGCCCGGCCGGAAGCGATCATCGACGGCGTGCTCAAGGCGTGCGACATCCTTGAAGAGAAATATGCGCAGCGGAAAAAGACCGGACGGTGGCCGTAA
- a CDS encoding NADH-quinone oxidoreductase subunit H, producing the protein MNGIYELIRSWSIIERMLAFVLLAPLAGGLLAGIDRKVSARLQGRYGPPVMQPFYDVFKLLRKERIIVNKFQDFPIVLFLLFTMFSGALFFAGADLLLIIFSLALAGTFFVLGGYCVASPYSHLGAEREIIQMVAYEPMVILMAVGMYQVTGSFRVGTIAQHHAPLILFLPGVFAGFLFILTIKFRKSPFDLSMSHHAHQEIVSGITTEFVGPALALIEIAHWYETVLLLGMIYLFFAFTPWLALVMAMATFLFEIFIDMNYARFKWQLTFLSAWLFTAVAGVSNIIVLSLMR; encoded by the coding sequence ATGAACGGCATCTACGAGTTGATAAGGTCCTGGAGCATCATCGAACGGATGCTGGCGTTCGTGCTGCTCGCACCGCTTGCGGGTGGGCTGCTGGCCGGGATCGATCGCAAGGTGAGTGCGCGCCTGCAGGGGCGCTACGGTCCGCCGGTGATGCAGCCGTTCTATGATGTCTTCAAACTGTTGCGCAAAGAACGGATCATCGTCAACAAATTCCAGGATTTTCCCATCGTGCTCTTTCTGCTCTTCACCATGTTTTCCGGGGCCCTCTTCTTCGCCGGGGCCGATCTCCTGCTGATCATCTTCAGCCTGGCCCTGGCAGGAACCTTCTTCGTACTGGGCGGTTACTGTGTCGCCTCCCCTTACAGTCACCTCGGGGCGGAGCGCGAAATCATCCAGATGGTCGCCTATGAGCCGATGGTCATCCTCATGGCGGTCGGTATGTACCAGGTTACTGGAAGCTTCAGGGTGGGGACGATTGCCCAGCATCACGCGCCGCTGATCCTTTTTCTGCCCGGGGTGTTTGCCGGCTTTCTGTTCATTCTTACCATCAAATTCAGAAAGTCGCCGTTCGACCTTTCCATGTCCCATCACGCTCACCAGGAAATCGTCAGCGGGATCACCACCGAATTCGTCGGGCCCGCGCTTGCCCTCATCGAGATCGCGCACTGGTATGAAACCGTGTTGCTGCTCGGCATGATCTACCTCTTCTTTGCCTTTACTCCCTGGCTGGCCCTCGTCATGGCCATGGCGACCTTTCTTTTCGAGATTTTCATCGACATGAACTATGCCCGCTTCAAGTGGCAGCTCACCTTCCTGAGTGCATGGCTGTTTACGGCCGTGGCCGGGGTGTCGAATATCATCGTTCTCAGCCTGATGCGATGA
- a CDS encoding NADH-quinone oxidoreductase subunit 5 family protein codes for MDEVEMMNALIFLIVFPLAVSFLALVPPLSLVARKAVGACVNITLCAVPIYLLVTNLDRGPAYFHLESPLIDIGMLLVELFVAVFIVYVSVRAKRYLPVLLVVVQSIIMVVFEFTSGHGMQVEHSLFVDKLSIIMALIVGIIGSAICLYAIGYLPEYHEHYKEVKDRRRYFAFLMYLFLSAMFGIVFSNNLMWLYFFWEITTVCSFLLIGYRDDEASRESAFRALNMNLIGGVVFAVGLVCLYSSSGIMELDKMLRLDKGLVLLPAVCLAFAGLVKSAQFPFSSWLTGAMVAPTPVSALLHSSTMVKAGVYLILRVAPVMEHTAAAKMLTLIGGVSFLITALIAISQSNAKKVLAYSTISNLGLIVACAGVNTDAAVWSAILLIIFHAVAKSLLFLCVGIIEYKLDSRDIEDMDYLIMRLPKLTAVMMTGMAGMFLAPFGMIISKFITLKAFVESNPAMAIILAYGSAATVFFWTKWMGKIISIKHGVTEVLEHRVSRWEWITLGILAVATVAVCLGFPFISFHVINPYLLEMFGKTPVVDTFNVLIVFIIMVGLLIILPLGLLYYAFINKHYKRVGTYLGGGNIDNVTFEGAMASTQTIELRNYYLTKYFGEERWCNVGIFVSLTLLFIMFGVAAL; via the coding sequence ATGGATGAGGTCGAGATGATGAACGCTTTGATTTTTCTGATCGTGTTCCCCCTGGCAGTTTCCTTCCTGGCGCTGGTGCCGCCGCTCAGCCTTGTCGCAAGAAAGGCTGTCGGCGCGTGCGTCAATATCACTCTCTGCGCCGTGCCGATCTATCTCCTCGTTACCAATCTTGACCGGGGGCCGGCGTATTTTCACCTGGAGAGCCCGCTCATCGACATCGGCATGCTCCTTGTCGAGCTCTTCGTTGCCGTCTTCATCGTGTATGTATCCGTCAGGGCGAAGAGATATCTCCCGGTCCTTCTGGTGGTCGTCCAGTCGATCATCATGGTGGTTTTCGAGTTCACCTCCGGACACGGGATGCAGGTCGAGCACAGCCTGTTCGTGGACAAGCTCTCCATCATCATGGCGCTCATTGTCGGCATCATCGGCAGCGCCATCTGCCTCTACGCCATCGGCTACCTCCCCGAATATCACGAGCACTACAAGGAAGTAAAAGACAGGCGCAGATACTTCGCGTTCCTCATGTACCTCTTTCTCTCCGCCATGTTCGGCATCGTCTTTTCCAACAACCTCATGTGGCTCTACTTCTTCTGGGAGATAACCACCGTCTGCTCGTTCCTGCTGATCGGCTATCGGGACGACGAGGCATCCCGTGAGAGCGCTTTCAGGGCGCTGAACATGAACCTGATCGGCGGGGTGGTGTTCGCCGTTGGCCTTGTCTGCCTCTACTCATCCTCAGGGATCATGGAACTGGACAAAATGCTTCGGCTCGACAAGGGGCTGGTGCTGCTCCCTGCCGTCTGCCTTGCCTTTGCCGGCCTGGTGAAGTCGGCGCAGTTCCCGTTTTCCTCCTGGCTGACCGGCGCCATGGTGGCGCCCACGCCGGTGTCGGCGCTGCTCCATTCGAGCACGATGGTCAAGGCCGGGGTCTACCTCATCCTGCGGGTCGCGCCGGTCATGGAGCACACCGCGGCGGCCAAGATGCTCACCCTCATCGGCGGGGTGAGCTTCCTCATCACGGCACTGATCGCCATTTCCCAGAGCAATGCCAAAAAAGTGCTCGCCTATTCCACCATCTCCAATCTGGGGCTCATCGTCGCCTGTGCGGGGGTGAACACCGATGCGGCGGTGTGGTCCGCGATCCTGCTGATCATCTTCCATGCGGTGGCGAAGTCGCTCCTCTTCCTTTGTGTGGGCATCATCGAATACAAGCTGGACAGCCGCGACATCGAGGACATGGACTACCTGATCATGCGCCTGCCCAAGCTCACTGCGGTCATGATGACCGGCATGGCCGGGATGTTTCTGGCGCCGTTCGGGATGATCATCAGCAAGTTCATTACCCTCAAGGCCTTTGTCGAGAGCAATCCGGCCATGGCGATCATCCTGGCCTACGGCAGCGCCGCCACGGTCTTCTTCTGGACCAAGTGGATGGGCAAGATCATCTCCATCAAGCATGGCGTAACCGAGGTTCTGGAGCACCGGGTGAGCCGCTGGGAATGGATCACCCTGGGCATCCTGGCCGTTGCCACGGTGGCAGTCTGCCTCGGCTTTCCGTTCATCTCCTTCCACGTCATCAACCCCTATCTCCTGGAAATGTTCGGGAAGACGCCCGTTGTCGATACCTTCAATGTCCTCATCGTGTTCATCATCATGGTGGGCCTGCTGATTATCCTTCCCCTCGGCCTCCTCTACTATGCCTTCATCAACAAGCACTACAAACGGGTCGGCACCTACCTTGGCGGTGGGAATATCGACAATGTGACCTTTGAAGGGGCCATGGCTTCGACGCAGACAATCGAGCTCAGGAACTACTACCTGACGAAGTACTTCGGGGAAGAACGGTGGTGCAATGTCGGGATTTTTGTTTCGTTGACGTTGCTCTTCATCATGTTCGGGGTGGCAGCCTTGTGA